A segment of the Streptomyces sp. Tu 2975 genome:
GTACGTCTGGTGCCCGCCGGGCCGGTCGGCCGGCACGTCTGTGGTCCCTGGCGCCGGCGGACGGGATCCGAGCGGCGTCCGGGCGGCTCAGGTGCCGGCGAGCGGCATCGCCGCGGCGACCAGACGGCCGTTGGCCGCCGCCTTCTCCAGCGCGTCCCGCAGCAGGTCCTCGCGGGGCTGCTGGCCGATCGACCCGACCGGGGCGGCGTAGACCAGGACCGTGTTGGTCTTGTTGGCGGCCGTCCGCCAGCCCTCCGTGACCTGGAGCGGCTGATGCGCCTGCCACCAGGCGACCGGGCTGCCACCGCCCGTACCGGGCTGGAGCACGGCGTGCAGCTGCCCCATGGCGATCAGGACCGACCAGCCGGGCAGCTGGGACGGGCGACGGTTCACGTCCCCGACCGGCAGGAAACCCTGCTCGATCAGGAGCGGCAGGAAGTCGTCGCCGCCGTGGCCCGTCGTGCCCGGGCGGGCGATCGGCGCGGTCGGCTCCACGACGAGCGCGGGGTGCACGTCGCCGTCGAGGAGGATGAGACCGCTGGTGACGCCGAGCACCGCCTGCTGGGGAGCCGCGCCCGGGATCTGCGGCTCCTCGCCGGTGATGGAGCGGACGGCGCCCTGGAGCTGGTCCTCCGCGACCTGCACCACCTGCGAGGGGATGCAGGTGGCGTGGGCGAAGGCGAGCACGGCCGTCTCGTCGCCCACGAACAGCACGGTGCTGGTCCGCTCCTGGTCGGAATCGCCCGGAGTGCGGCAGGAGGTGCAGTCGTAGCTGCCCGGGGCGTTCAGGCCGGCGAGCAGTCGGTCGGCTTCTTCGTCGCCGATCTCGGCGCGTACGTCCTCGCTGACGTCGAGCATGCGCGGCACGGGTGGCTCCTCGGACTTGATCAGGTGAGCCGGGCGGGTCCCGACACGAAGGTTCAACGTGCGATCAGTCGTGGGGGTCACGCGTGAAACGGCAACGAATCGAACCGCGCCGCGTCACGCCGCCCCGTGGGTCCCGCGGTCACGGCGGGCGGGGGACGGCCGGCGGGCCGGCCCCGGCCGGAGCGAGTTCGCCCGGCTCGCCGCTGAACACGACGGAGCCGCGGCGCAGTTCGTGCACGACCACCGGGGCTCCGGGCCTCTGCGCCAGAGCCGGCGGGAGCCGCTGCTCGGCGACGACGACCGCGGCGCCGAGCCCGCGCAGCAGCCGGTAGGTACGGGCGGCCACCGCGGGGGCCATGCCCTGCGCGGGCTCGTCGAGCAGGACGACACCGGCGGGCGCCAGCAGGGCGCGGGAGACGGCGAGCATCCGCTGCTCACCGCCGGACAGGGTGCCGGCGGTGCGGCCGAGCAGCGCGCGGAGCGCCGGGAAGCCGTCCAGGGCGCGGCCGAAGTCATCGCCGGAGGAGGCGAGTTCGAGGTTCTCGCCGACGGTCAGGCTCCCGTGCACCGCGCCGATGTCGGGCACGAAGCACACACCGAGGCGTGCCCTCTTCTGTGCGTGCAGCCGGCTCACGTCCCGCCCGTGCAGCAGCACGGAGCCGGCCGCGGGGAGCACCGTGCCGGCGAGCGCGCGCAGCACGGTCGTACGGCCTGAGCCGTTACGGCCGAGGAGGACGGTCAGCGCCCCGGCCGGTACGGGGAGCCGTACGCCGTGCAAGGCCTCCAGCGGGCCGTACCGCACGCGCACGTCGCGCAGTTCCATGGCGAGCGTCATCGCACGAGCCGCCCCGCTTCCATGACGTGCACGGTGCGGGCCAGGCCGGTGACGAAGCCGAGATCGTGCTCGACGACGAGCACGGCGGTCCCGTCCGCCGCCAGCGCCCGGAGGATACGGGCGAGCGCCTCCGTCTCCACGGTGTCGAGGCCGGCGGTCGGCTCGTCCAGCAGCAGCGTGTGGGGCCGGGTGGCGAGCGCCCGCCCGAGCTCGGCCCGGCGCAGCACACCGGTGGGCAGGCCGGCGGCAGGAAGCCGCCGTACGGGCCCGTCCAGACCGAGCAGCCGCAGTACGGGCTCGACGGCGGACGTGTCCCGGTGCCGGCCCTGTTCGGCCCCGACGCGCACGTTCTCCTCGACGGTCAGCGAGGGGAAGACGGCGAGCTGCTGGAACGTCCTCGCGATCCCCAGCCGGGTCCGTGCGTGCGCGGACCGGCGGCTGATGTCGGTCCCGCCGAGCCGCACCCTTCCGGCGTCCGGCCGCAGCGACCCGCACAGGCAGTGGAACAGGGTGCTCTTCCCCGCCCCGTTGCCCCCGACGAGCGCGGTGATCCGGCCGGGAGCCACGACGAGGTCCACCCCGTCGACGACCCGGCGCCCGTCGTACGCGACCCGCAGTCCTTCCGTGCTGAGCCCTCCCGCGGCCGGCCTCGGCGCCCTGCGGGCGGGCGGCGCGGGGTTCGCGGCCCGGGCGGCGCCCGCGGAGCGTGCGGTGTCCGCCCGCACGGCGACGGCCCCCGCCCCTGGCCGTGCCGCGACACCCTCTGCGCGTGGCCGCTCAGCGGCGGGCCCCGCCGCCCCCGGACGGAGGCGGCCGTGGCCCACGAGGACGGCCAGCAGTCCGATCACCACGGCCGCGACCCCGCCCCGCGTCCCCGCGTCCAGCGCGACGAGCAGCGCCGCCGCCGGCAGCGGCGCGAGGAGGTTGTCCGCGCCCAGCACGAACACCGCCGCGAACCAGAGCACGCCGCGCACCGGATCGAACGCCGCCGGATCGAACGCCCGCACCCCCATCGCCAGCAGTCCGCCGCCCAGCGCGGCCAGCGCCGCGCCCGACGAGAAGGCGAAGAGCTTCAGCGCCGGTACGGCGACGCCCGCCGCCTGCGCGCCCTCCTCGTGGTCGCGCAGTGCCGCGAGGGCCCGCCCAGTGCGGCCCCGGCGCAGCGCCGCGACGGCGAGCAGCGCACAGGTCAGCACCGCGAGCTCCACGACGTAGTACGCCCGGTCCGATCCCAGGGCCGGGGGGCGCGACACCGTGAGGCCCGCCGTCGCGTACGGCTGGGCGAGGACGAACCGGCTCACCGCCACCCCGACCGCGAGCGTGACCAGCGCCGGAGCGAGCCCGTGCCGCCGGATCGCCGGCCACCCGGTGAGCAGCCCGAGCGGGGCGACCAGCACGACGGCTACGGCGAGCGCCACGAGCTCGGGCAGCTCGGGGAATCCGGGGAACCGCCCCGCCGCCAGGAGTGCGGTGAACAGCGCCCCGAGGCCCGCGTACGCGGCCTGCCCCAGCGAGATCTGCCCGCCGCGCCCGGTGACCACCACCAGGGACAGCAGCACCACCGCCAGGGCCGGTACCCGGACCGCAGTCTGCAGGTCCGTGCCGGCGAAACCCAGGGGCAGCAGCAGAAGGA
Coding sequences within it:
- a CDS encoding ATP-binding cassette domain-containing protein yields the protein MASLTYDLTLAGLAVGSAAALTGIGLVVTYRATGVLNLAHGAIAMVSAYVMRQFSVEWGLPVPLAATVTLFVVAPGIGLLLERLVFRPLSVPAPDPARTLVASIGVFVLLVGAAALLWGEGARADAPVLLPDSPWVQLSAVVLLASLVTAVIRWTRFGRELRAVVDDRTLAALGGIDANRVAAAGWAFGSFTAGLTGVLLAPYVRLDPYGMPLLVVEVIAVAVVARMRSLPVAIGAALAIGVAQAQMARLHPSGWAEPLVQAVEANLFVLALLIAALLLPGFGGATTWAAAAAVRVPRPVWLIAGILLLLPLGFAGTDLQTAVRVPALAVVLLSLVVVTGRGGQISLGQAAYAGLGALFTALLAAGRFPGFPELPELVALAVAVVLVAPLGLLTGWPAIRRHGLAPALVTLAVGVAVSRFVLAQPYATAGLTVSRPPALGSDRAYYVVELAVLTCALLAVAALRRGRTGRALAALRDHEEGAQAAGVAVPALKLFAFSSGAALAALGGGLLAMGVRAFDPAAFDPVRGVLWFAAVFVLGADNLLAPLPAAALLVALDAGTRGGVAAVVIGLLAVLVGHGRLRPGAAGPAAERPRAEGVAARPGAGAVAVRADTARSAGAARAANPAPPARRAPRPAAGGLSTEGLRVAYDGRRVVDGVDLVVAPGRITALVGGNGAGKSTLFHCLCGSLRPDAGRVRLGGTDISRRSAHARTRLGIARTFQQLAVFPSLTVEENVRVGAEQGRHRDTSAVEPVLRLLGLDGPVRRLPAAGLPTGVLRRAELGRALATRPHTLLLDEPTAGLDTVETEALARILRALAADGTAVLVVEHDLGFVTGLARTVHVMEAGRLVR
- a CDS encoding ATP-binding cassette domain-containing protein — encoded protein: MTLAMELRDVRVRYGPLEALHGVRLPVPAGALTVLLGRNGSGRTTVLRALAGTVLPAAGSVLLHGRDVSRLHAQKRARLGVCFVPDIGAVHGSLTVGENLELASSGDDFGRALDGFPALRALLGRTAGTLSGGEQRMLAVSRALLAPAGVVLLDEPAQGMAPAVAARTYRLLRGLGAAVVVAEQRLPPALAQRPGAPVVVHELRRGSVVFSGEPGELAPAGAGPPAVPRPP